A region of Granulicella aggregans DNA encodes the following proteins:
- the hpt gene encoding hypoxanthine phosphoribosyltransferase has product MEVLISKEQIAERVAAIGKQISADYAGHSIVLIGVLKGAAIFLADLARAIEVDNTFDFVAVSSYGRARVSSGAVKLIKDIDNPIEGKHVIIVEDILDTGLTLSYLRGLMLQHKPASLKIATCLDKPERRLVPIEADYVAFSIPNQFVIGYGMDYAERYRGVEDIRLFPDEAVGH; this is encoded by the coding sequence ATGGAAGTCCTCATCTCGAAGGAACAGATCGCCGAGCGCGTCGCCGCCATCGGCAAGCAGATCTCGGCGGATTACGCCGGCCATTCCATCGTCCTTATCGGTGTTTTGAAGGGAGCGGCGATCTTTCTCGCCGACCTCGCCCGCGCCATCGAGGTAGACAACACCTTTGACTTCGTTGCCGTCTCGAGCTACGGCCGCGCCCGTGTGTCTTCCGGCGCCGTAAAGCTGATCAAGGACATCGACAACCCGATCGAGGGAAAGCACGTCATCATCGTCGAAGATATTCTGGATACGGGACTGACTTTGAGCTACCTGCGCGGGCTGATGCTGCAGCACAAGCCCGCCTCGCTGAAGATCGCAACCTGCCTGGATAAGCCGGAGCGGCGGCTGGTTCCGATTGAGGCAGATTACGTGGCGTTCAGCATTCCGAACCAGTTTGTGATCGGATATGGGATGGACTATGCCGAGCGGTATCGTGGCGTGGAAGATATCCGGTTGTTCCCGGATGAGGCTGTCGGGCACTAA
- a CDS encoding VOC family protein, with protein MLRLTPFLLFDGNCAEAMEFYFGCFGGTLTLTRLADTPMKDQMPAAQHHKIVNAYLKSDAIEFSATDWLHPTHVRLQGNSTAMYVVAARFDELKRLFDRLSEGADKEFFLDLCEMPFGIYGRFTGRFGVEWFFRGERGAD; from the coding sequence ATGCTTCGTCTGACGCCCTTTCTGCTCTTCGACGGAAACTGTGCCGAGGCTATGGAGTTCTACTTTGGCTGCTTCGGTGGGACGCTGACTTTGACGCGACTCGCGGACACGCCGATGAAGGATCAGATGCCCGCGGCGCAGCACCACAAGATCGTCAACGCATACCTGAAAAGCGATGCCATCGAATTTTCTGCGACGGACTGGCTGCATCCGACACACGTCCGGCTGCAGGGGAACTCGACCGCAATGTATGTCGTCGCGGCCCGGTTTGATGAGCTCAAGCGTCTCTTCGACAGGCTGTCCGAGGGAGCTGACAAGGAGTTCTTCCTCGACCTTTGCGAGATGCCGTTTGGGATCTACGGCCGGTTTACGGGCCGGTTCGGCGTGGAGTGGTTCTTTCGGGGCGAGAGGGGTGCCGATTAG
- a CDS encoding porin family protein, protein MLRKTLLSLLLAAGSVSAMQAQKLPTATRSLDIQAGGEFTYGHSDYGRDIKGYGFYGDVDFKPHYGVELEYNQANGTDLIYERTYKAGGRYVFFRKPRWTPYAKVMYGRGVFNFPPYFPGGQSAANLAYNMVVLGGGVDYKLKPYLNIRGDFEYQDWFSNLGLKNGLTPYFGSIGVAYHFR, encoded by the coding sequence ATGTTGAGGAAGACGCTCTTATCCCTATTGCTGGCGGCAGGCTCCGTCTCGGCGATGCAAGCCCAGAAGCTGCCCACGGCAACCCGATCCCTCGACATCCAGGCGGGCGGAGAGTTCACCTACGGCCACTCCGACTACGGCAGAGACATCAAGGGCTACGGCTTCTACGGTGACGTCGACTTCAAGCCGCACTACGGAGTCGAACTCGAGTACAACCAGGCGAACGGGACGGACTTGATCTACGAGCGCACCTACAAAGCCGGTGGCCGCTATGTCTTCTTCCGCAAACCCCGCTGGACTCCCTACGCAAAGGTCATGTACGGACGTGGCGTCTTCAACTTCCCGCCCTATTTTCCCGGTGGGCAATCGGCCGCCAATCTGGCCTACAACATGGTCGTGCTCGGCGGCGGTGTGGACTACAAGCTGAAGCCCTACCTCAACATCCGCGGCGACTTCGAGTACCAGGACTGGTTCTCAAACCTCGGCCTGAAGAACGGCCTTACGCCCTACTTCGGCAGCATCGGCGTCGCCTACCACTTCCGCTAA
- a CDS encoding TA system VapC family ribonuclease toxin translates to MSEARYLLDVSVLVALLSEDHIHHNLVTVWFNQPDLQWAICPFTEAGFLRNATAPRSGQISMAEATAVLSQIAKEPGYLYVPITVDWQTLCSLFFKRIYGTKQVTDAYLLGLAVRERLVLSTMDKAVSHLAGEEYSNHVLLLEE, encoded by the coding sequence TTGTCTGAGGCCAGATATCTCCTGGATGTGAGCGTGCTTGTAGCGCTGCTGTCGGAAGATCACATCCACCATAACCTGGTGACGGTCTGGTTCAATCAGCCTGACCTTCAGTGGGCCATCTGTCCCTTCACCGAAGCTGGGTTCCTTCGTAACGCGACGGCGCCACGATCTGGGCAAATAAGCATGGCAGAGGCGACGGCGGTGCTCTCGCAGATCGCCAAGGAGCCCGGTTATCTTTACGTCCCAATCACGGTCGACTGGCAGACTCTCTGCAGCCTTTTTTTCAAGCGCATCTACGGCACGAAGCAAGTGACAGACGCGTATCTTTTAGGTCTTGCCGTGCGCGAGAGATTGGTACTGTCCACGATGGACAAGGCGGTCTCTCACCTAGCGGGAGAGGAGTACAGCAACCATGTCCTGCTGCTAGAAGAATAG